A window of Candidatus Margulisiibacteriota bacterium genomic DNA:
GTCGTGCCGATCTCCACGGTTTTGAGCGGCTTGATCAAATTCGCGCTGCAATTTGCGTTGTTTCTGGTAATTTACCTGATTTATCTGCTGCGCGGCGCGGATCTTCAGCCGGGTTTGGGGGTTTTGGCGCTGCCGTTGCTGCTGGCGCAAATGGCGGCTCTGGCGCTGGGCTTAGGCATTATCGCTTCTTCGCTGACGACTAAATACCGCGATCTGGCGCTGGCGATGACTTTTTTTGTGCAGCTGCTGATGTACGCCACGCCGGTGGTTTATCCGCTCTCCATGATCCCGGACAAATGGCGTCCGCTGGCTATGCTCAATCCTCTGGCGCCGGTCATTGAATTTTTCCGTCTGGCTTTTTTAGGCGCGGGCAGCCTTGATCTCTGGACAACGTTGTGGAGCGTCGGTTTCACGCTCTGTATCTTGTTTTTGGGTGTGATTTTTTTCAGCAGAGTTGAAAAAAATTTCATGGATACAGTTTAGCCATGCGGCAAAAAAAGTTTTTGTTCGTTC
This region includes:
- a CDS encoding ABC transporter permease; protein product: MHKIKHKVSRLGLEPGWDTVIRPRTGWFDIDLREVWRYRDLIKIFVYRDFVVYYKQTILGPLWWLIQPLFTSGMFTLIFGAFAGLPTDGIPAILFYLSGVVCWGYFSDCLLTTANTFTANSAIFGKVYFPRLVVPISTVLSGLIKFALQFALFLVIYLIYLLRGADLQPGLGVLALPLLLAQMAALALGLGIIASSLTTKYRDLALAMTFFVQLLMYATPVVYPLSMIPDKWRPLAMLNPLAPVIEFFRLAFLGAGSLDLWTTLWSVGFTLCILFLGVIFFSRVEKNFMDTV